The genomic interval ATCTTTACGACCTGCTCCCAATACTCCGCGACTTCGGGTAGCCCAAAGTACTCACAGAGGTAGACCAAGTTCAGAATGTCCTTTTGAAAGCAACTGCCTCCGAATCCGACCGAGGCCTTCAAGAACTTGGGACCGATTCGAGAATCGCTACCGATCGCCGCGGCGACTTCGTCCACGTCCGCTTCGGTGGCCTCACACAACGCGGAGATCGCATTGATCGAAGAAACCCGCTGTGCCAAGAATGCGTTGGCGGTCAGCTTTGACAGCTCACTGCTCCACAAGTTGGTGGTCAACAGACGTTCGCGTGGCACCCAGCGAGCATAGACATCCACCAAGGCCTGGATCGCATCAGGGCTCTCGCCGCCGATCAAGACGCGATCGGGATCCAACAAGTCTTCGATCGCCGTTCCTTCGGCGAGGAACTCTGGATTGCTCAGCACATCAAACGTGGCGTTGTTGTTTGAATTGGACAGGATACGCTTGACGGCTTCGGCGGTACGAACCGGCAGGGTGGATTTTTCAACGACGATCTTGTGACCTTCGGAAACATCTGCAATTTGCCGGGCACACTTTTCAACGAACTCCAGATTCGCAGCCCGACCGGCACCCACACCGAATGTTTTTGTTGGCGTGTTAACCGAGATGAACACCATGTCTGCGTTGCGAATCGATTCTTCCACAGCAGTCGTGAAGGTCAGATTCTTTCCACGACACTGTTGAACGATTTCTGTCAGTCCCGGCTCGTAAATCGGCAGCGTGTCCGAGTTCCATTGGGCAATCCGATGCTCATTGATATCGACGACGCGAACATCAATGTCCGGACATTGTTTCGCAATCATCGCCATCGTGGGACCACCGACGTAGCCGGCACCGATGCAGCAAATGCGTCGAATGGGATGTGTTTTATTGACCATAGAACTATCTAAATTGGTAGCGTAGTAGGATGAAAGTCATCGAGAAAAGGACAGGGCAGAAACGAACAGATCGGGTTCGCCCGATGTCATTTGGCGAGCGTTCCAATCGGCTCCAGTTGGCAATCGTCGAGCTTGACACTCACGCCCTGATCCATGAAACGCACGGAGACCAACAAGCGAGTTTCTTGGTCACGTCGCAACACGGTTCCTTCGAACCCAGCGAAGGCTCCATTGCGAACTCGCACCATTTGTCCCGGCTCCAGTCGGCTTTCGACCGACAGCGGAACGCCCATCTCGATCAAGTCTCGAATTTGACGAAGATCATTGAGCAGCATCGGTGTGTCCGTGATCTCGGACGCTTTCTGAACACAACCGGTACAAACCGCTTGATAACGCGAGTCGTTGTCACCGCACAAAAAGACGTAGTTATTGAATAGAGGCGCGTAGGTCGTTCGCACACGGCCTGCGGGCGAGCGGCGGCGATGGGCAATCTGTGGACCATAGTGCGGCAACTCGAGTCGCCGCAATTGCCGCATCAGCTGTTTTTCTTGACGCGACTTGGTGTACAGCAGCCACCATGTTCCCAAAGCGATCTCGGTCTCCAACAGATCGGCCGGATAATGGTCTGGTTCTTGAGGCAGGATTGGCAACGGACAAACACCGTAAAAAGGAAACGGGGGAACATAGTGAGGGCGCAGACTTCGTCCACCTGGGTGGCAGACCCTATCAAAATTCCGGCAACGACTTGGATTGCATCATTCCTGACGACTCGGTGCCGAAGAACAGCAAAAAGCGATATTTACGAGCGTTTTGAAGCCGCATCATGTCGTTCTCTCAGCGGGTGTCAGAATGATTGATTGGCAGAGAATTGACAAGGATTGCCGGTCTGAAAGGCCCGATTCCCCTGCAGCATAGCAACGCGACTGGGGCAATCGCCATGACCGGTACAATCGATTGCAATCACAGAATGAGCCTTCCATGCTTCATACGGGCCTAGCCCGGATTATTCACGCTAGCTCACTACAGTCTTCGCAATACGTTCGCACGAAACGGCTTACGCGGATCGGCACGAAAACAGGCTGTACAGATCAGCCGCCACGCGATAGCGTCCGGTTCTCACGACTGTCATCGGGAACCGGACGCTATCGCGTGCCGGCTGATGAATATCCGGCCTAGTGCGAGACACTGCGATCAGACGACAGAGAGGGGGTCGGCAACACCGACAGACGAACGACTCTCCGTTTCATCCGAACCGGTGGATTCAAGAGCCGTCAAGAGCTCGTCGATCTGCGGCCGCAAGACCATCAGTCGCTCGGCGAGCTCTGACAGTTTGGAGTAAGCCTTCGGATCATCGCCACGCAAAATGACCTCCAGTCGTCCGATGCAGATCAACTCGGTCTTTCCGCGGGGGTAAGCAAAAAGCGGAATCTTGAGCTGCAGCTGCCGAACGCGGTCAGGAAGTCGAACGGCAGACCAATTGGCGTGATAGCCTTCGTGAAGCCATGCCAAGTTGAGGTCGATTTTGATCCGTGCAAAATCCCGCTCTTTGGCAAACTGAACCAATGGGTTCCAAATCGACTCCCAGTTGCCCGTTCCCTGCAGAGGAACACTCGACTGCGTTTTCCCATCCTCACACGTCTTGGGGCTGATCAAGAAGGATCGGCAAAGGGAGGAAAGTCGGATCACGACCAAGCGGAATTCTGCGTGACCGAAGGAACGAGTAAACACCAACACTCCCAACGCCATCACGACCCCCAAGCCCGAGAGCCAAGGCATCTTGAGATACGTTGACAGGATTGCCAGCACCGTCGTGAACGTGCATAACCCTGCCACCATCAACAACATTCCATGGTGGCCAAACTTTGCTTCCAGCAAATGATGCAAGTGAGCACGATCGGTCGCGTAGATACTGCGTCCCGTCAGCCAACGTCGCAGCACCGCGGCACTGGAATCAAACAGGGGAATCGCCAGAATGGCAACCGGCGCCGACGCCAATAGCGTCGGACTCTTCATGCTGCTCCACACGGCCAGAACGCCCACAAACAAGCCGATGACCATGCTGCCTGCATCACCGAGAAAGATCGATGCGGGCGGGCGGTTGTAGTTCAAAAAGCCGATCAACGATCCCGCCAAACAGAACGCGACCAATGCAGCCATGATGGAACCGTGTTGCCAACTCAGCACTGCCAGTCCCAAGCTGATGAAGATACCAGCGGTTGTTGCCACACCGTCGGCACCGTCGATCAGATTCAACGCGTTGACTGCAATCAGCAACCACAGAACCGTAACGGGATAGGCCAGTGGGCCAAGGTTAAACTGGTAGCCAAACAGATTGATCGACTCGACCACCGTGCCCGTCCCGATCATCACGCTGATGATCAGGATCTGAGCGAGAAGTTTTTGACGCCCTCGCATGTTCCACTTGTCGTCGACCAACCCGACCAACAACATCGCGCCGGCACAGAAGAAAAGCCCGTACCAGCGAGCTTGGATATATTCCAGTTCAAACCCGCCCCAATAGCGGTCATAGGAAATCACCGCTGCAAAGGCAACAAAGACCGAAACCAGTACCGCCACCCCACCACCCAACGCAATCGGTTTACGATGCAACTTTCGTTCGGCGTCAGGCGCATCGACGATCCCGACCAAATGGGCAAGCCATCGGACCACTGGCACCAGTACCAGTGAAGTGGCCAGAGAGAGGCCCAACGATCCGAGAATTAGCCACAGCATGCGGGGCGCCTTGGGGGACGAAACAACTCCCCCAACGGGGAGATTCATGACTCCATGTGAACTACATTGTCGTTCTAATGCAGGTTCACTTCAGTATAAAACGTCGGTTGTTTGGCAAAATGAACCAGACCCGAATTCTTGGAATCTTTCGTCAGGTCGCATGCAAACCCCCGCGTACTTAGGGTCCATTTCGCCGTTTTACCGACTTGACCTGTACAGGCGACATCAGCGTTGAAATCCGCACAGATGCTCTTTCCGTCAGTTTTGGTTAATTCCGCACGTCCGTTACGGCGATAAACCTAGCTAGAGAAGTCTGGCCTCCGGGATCAGGCGACTCGAAATCGAAATTGACTATACCGAATGCCGTTGATGCCAAGGGGGGCCAAATGGCGATTCGTTCTGCTTGTGCGGGCTCCGCACAACACGACACACTGACAGATCCGACCGTCGCAAACGAAAACTCGTTGGCGCAGCGTTCTCTCACCCAGCGAAATAAGTCTCACGAGATCCGCCGTTACGCACGGCGGCAGTCTCTGCGACGAATCGTGCTGGCAGGGCTCGCAGCGGTCATTGTCGCCGGCTCGACCGGCTGCACATCGTTATCCTCTGGTTTTCGCAAAGCGTTTAACCAGAGCGATTGCATTGACGATTTCATGATCGGACATCGCAATCGTGTAATGGCTCTCAAAGCTTGGTATCGCGAGCGAGATTGCCATTGCAACAAACAGAACCTGGATGAATT from Stieleria varia carries:
- a CDS encoding UDP-glucose 6-dehydrogenase; its protein translation is MVNKTHPIRRICCIGAGYVGGPTMAMIAKQCPDIDVRVVDINEHRIAQWNSDTLPIYEPGLTEIVQQCRGKNLTFTTAVEESIRNADMVFISVNTPTKTFGVGAGRAANLEFVEKCARQIADVSEGHKIVVEKSTLPVRTAEAVKRILSNSNNNATFDVLSNPEFLAEGTAIEDLLDPDRVLIGGESPDAIQALVDVYARWVPRERLLTTNLWSSELSKLTANAFLAQRVSSINAISALCEATEADVDEVAAAIGSDSRIGPKFLKASVGFGGSCFQKDILNLVYLCEYFGLPEVAEYWEQVVKMNDFQKKRFVTRMVRTMFNTVSDKKIAIWGFAFKKDTNDTRESASIYVCRDLLLEKARLCIYDPRVGEQQIRQELEYVFAEADGELSDSKRRLIHDHVTVAVSCEEAAEQAHAVALLTEWDEFAKLDFAKVLDSMKKPAFLFDGRNKLKNLDLAKKGFEYYGIGF
- the nusG gene encoding transcription termination/antitermination protein NusG, giving the protein MPILPQEPDHYPADLLETEIALGTWWLLYTKSRQEKQLMRQLRRLELPHYGPQIAHRRRSPAGRVRTTYAPLFNNYVFLCGDNDSRYQAVCTGCVQKASEITDTPMLLNDLRQIRDLIEMGVPLSVESRLEPGQMVRVRNGAFAGFEGTVLRRDQETRLLVSVRFMDQGVSVKLDDCQLEPIGTLAK
- a CDS encoding MraY family glycosyltransferase codes for the protein MLWLILGSLGLSLATSLVLVPVVRWLAHLVGIVDAPDAERKLHRKPIALGGGVAVLVSVFVAFAAVISYDRYWGGFELEYIQARWYGLFFCAGAMLLVGLVDDKWNMRGRQKLLAQILIISVMIGTGTVVESINLFGYQFNLGPLAYPVTVLWLLIAVNALNLIDGADGVATTAGIFISLGLAVLSWQHGSIMAALVAFCLAGSLIGFLNYNRPPASIFLGDAGSMVIGLFVGVLAVWSSMKSPTLLASAPVAILAIPLFDSSAAVLRRWLTGRSIYATDRAHLHHLLEAKFGHHGMLLMVAGLCTFTTVLAILSTYLKMPWLSGLGVVMALGVLVFTRSFGHAEFRLVVIRLSSLCRSFLISPKTCEDGKTQSSVPLQGTGNWESIWNPLVQFAKERDFARIKIDLNLAWLHEGYHANWSAVRLPDRVRQLQLKIPLFAYPRGKTELICIGRLEVILRGDDPKAYSKLSELAERLMVLRPQIDELLTALESTGSDETESRSSVGVADPLSVV